Proteins from a genomic interval of Mesobacillus sp. S13:
- the dnaK gene encoding molecular chaperone DnaK has product MSKIIGIDLGTTNSCVAVLEGGEPKVIPNPEGNRTTPSVIAFKNGERQVGEVAKRQAITNPNTIISIKRHMGTDHKVEAEGKEYSPQELSAVILQYLKSYAEDYLGEPVTKAVITVPAYFNDAERQATKDAGRIAGLEVERIINEPTAAALAYGLDKMDEDQTILVYDLGGGTFDVSILELGDGVFEVKSTAGDNRLGGDDFDQVIIDYLVEQFKKENGIDLSKDKMALQRLKDAAEKAKKDLSGVTSTQISLPFITAGEAGPLHLEVNLTRAKFEELSADLVERTMGPTRQALKDAGLSPSELDKVILVGGSTRIPAVQEAIKKETGKDPHRGVNPDEVVAMGAAIQGGVISGDVKDVVLLDVTPLSLGIETMGGVFTKLIDRNTTIPTSKSQVFSTAADNQTAVDIHVLQGERSMASANKTLGRFQLTDIPPAPRGVPQVEVTFDIDKNGIVNVRAKDLGTNKEQQITIKSSTGLSDEEIDRMVREAEENAESDKKLKEEVELRNEADQLVFTAEKTLKDLEGKVDEEEVKKANEAKDELKAAIEKGEIEEIRTKKDALQEIVTNLSVKLYEEAAKQQQAQQGAEGQEGTKKDDNVVDAEFEEVNDDK; this is encoded by the coding sequence ATGAGTAAAATCATCGGTATTGACTTAGGAACAACTAACTCTTGTGTAGCCGTATTAGAAGGCGGCGAACCAAAGGTAATCCCGAATCCAGAAGGTAACAGAACGACTCCTTCTGTCATCGCATTCAAAAACGGCGAACGCCAGGTGGGTGAGGTAGCAAAGCGCCAGGCAATCACTAACCCAAATACAATCATCTCCATCAAGCGCCACATGGGTACAGACCATAAAGTGGAAGCTGAAGGCAAGGAATACTCACCACAGGAATTATCTGCTGTCATTCTTCAATACTTGAAGTCTTATGCTGAAGACTATCTTGGTGAACCTGTAACGAAGGCAGTCATCACTGTGCCAGCTTACTTCAATGATGCAGAGCGTCAGGCAACAAAGGATGCTGGAAGAATCGCAGGTCTTGAAGTTGAGCGTATCATCAACGAGCCAACAGCTGCAGCACTTGCTTACGGCCTTGATAAAATGGACGAAGATCAGACAATCCTCGTTTATGACCTTGGCGGCGGTACTTTCGACGTTTCCATCCTTGAATTAGGCGATGGCGTATTCGAAGTAAAATCTACTGCAGGTGACAACCGTCTTGGCGGTGACGATTTCGACCAGGTCATCATTGACTATTTGGTAGAACAATTCAAGAAGGAAAATGGTATCGATCTTTCAAAAGATAAGATGGCCCTACAGCGCTTGAAGGATGCAGCAGAGAAGGCGAAGAAGGATCTTTCTGGAGTAACTTCTACACAGATTTCCCTTCCGTTCATCACTGCAGGGGAAGCTGGACCGCTTCACCTTGAGGTAAACTTGACTCGCGCTAAATTCGAAGAGCTTTCTGCAGATTTGGTAGAGCGTACTATGGGACCTACTCGTCAAGCACTAAAAGATGCAGGCTTGAGCCCATCTGAACTGGATAAAGTTATCCTTGTCGGTGGATCCACGCGTATTCCGGCTGTTCAGGAAGCAATCAAGAAGGAAACAGGAAAAGATCCTCACAGAGGTGTGAATCCTGATGAAGTTGTAGCCATGGGTGCTGCAATCCAGGGTGGCGTTATTTCTGGTGACGTTAAAGACGTAGTACTTCTTGACGTTACTCCGCTTTCACTTGGAATCGAGACAATGGGTGGTGTGTTCACGAAGCTGATCGACCGTAACACAACAATCCCAACTTCAAAATCACAGGTATTCTCTACAGCTGCTGACAACCAGACGGCTGTTGACATTCACGTGCTGCAAGGTGAGCGTTCAATGGCTTCTGCCAACAAGACACTTGGCCGCTTCCAGTTGACGGATATTCCGCCAGCACCACGTGGAGTACCTCAGGTCGAAGTTACATTCGATATCGATAAAAACGGTATTGTAAACGTTCGTGCGAAAGACCTTGGAACAAACAAGGAACAACAAATCACTATCAAGTCTTCTACAGGATTGTCTGATGAAGAAATCGACCGCATGGTAAGAGAAGCGGAAGAGAACGCTGAATCTGACAAGAAGCTGAAAGAAGAAGTAGAACTTCGTAACGAAGCAGATCAGTTAGTCTTCACTGCTGAAAAGACTTTGAAGGACCTTGAAGGCAAGGTAGATGAAGAAGAAGTCAAGAAAGCGAACGAAGCAAAAGATGAGCTGAAGGCTGCAATCGAAAAAGGCGAAATCGAAGAAATCCGCACTAAGAAGGACGCTCTTCAAGAAATCGTTACAAACCTAAGCGTCAAGCTTTACGAAGAAGCAGCCAAGCAACAACAGGCACAGCAAGGCGCAGAAGGCCAAGAAGGAACAAAGAAAGACGACAATGTCGTAGACGCAGAATTCGAAGAAGTCAACGACGATAAATAA
- the hrcA gene encoding heat-inducible transcriptional repressor HrcA produces the protein MLTDRQVLILQVIVDDFIRSAQPIGSRSLSKKEEINFSSATIRNEMADLEDMGFIEKTHTSSGRIPSEKGYRFYVDNLLLPQKVNRSDMAAIKSIFAERIYELEKIVQKSARILSEMTNYTSIVLGPAVKDNRLKKLQIVPLNKDTAIAIIVTDTGHVENRMFHFPTSIDPSDVEKMVNILNDRLAGVPLTNLNSKIYKEIAMLLRQHISSYDTLLNTIMDTLNMPASEKVFFGGKTNILSQPEFNDVDKIRNLMNMIEHEDGLYHLIRQNSAGINIKIGTENDNSAMENCSLITATYSMGEEKLGSIAVLGPTRMEYSRVISLLQLISTDLSKVLTQLYQNK, from the coding sequence TTGTTAACAGATCGTCAGGTGCTCATTTTGCAGGTGATTGTTGATGACTTTATTCGTTCAGCTCAACCGATAGGTTCAAGGAGCTTGTCGAAAAAAGAAGAAATTAATTTCAGTTCGGCAACAATCCGAAATGAAATGGCGGATTTGGAGGATATGGGATTTATTGAAAAAACCCATACTTCATCTGGAAGGATTCCATCCGAGAAGGGGTATCGATTTTATGTGGATAACCTTCTGCTGCCACAGAAAGTGAATCGCTCGGATATGGCGGCGATCAAATCCATTTTTGCTGAGCGTATATACGAACTGGAGAAAATCGTCCAGAAATCAGCGAGAATTTTATCAGAAATGACGAATTATACGTCGATTGTTCTTGGACCGGCTGTAAAGGACAACAGGCTTAAGAAATTGCAGATTGTCCCCTTGAATAAGGACACAGCTATCGCCATCATCGTAACCGATACAGGGCATGTAGAAAATAGAATGTTCCATTTCCCGACCAGCATTGATCCATCAGATGTTGAAAAAATGGTCAATATCCTGAATGACCGACTGGCAGGCGTTCCGCTTACCAATCTGAATTCAAAGATCTACAAGGAAATCGCTATGCTGCTCCGGCAGCATATCAGCAGTTATGACACGCTCCTCAATACCATCATGGATACGCTGAACATGCCGGCAAGTGAAAAGGTGTTCTTTGGCGGTAAGACGAATATTCTCAGCCAGCCAGAGTTCAACGATGTCGATAAAATCCGCAACCTGATGAATATGATCGAACATGAAGATGGTTTATACCATCTGATCAGGCAAAATTCAGCCGGAATCAATATCAAGATTGGCACGGAGAATGATAACTCTGCAATGGAAAATTGCAGCCTGATCACGGCCACGTATTCAATGGGAGAGGAAAAGCTTGGATCCATCGCGGTTTTAGGACCAACACGAATGGAGTATTCAAGAGTCATCAGTTTGCTTCAATTGATCAGTACAGATTTGTCCAAGGTGCTGACACAGCTGTATCAAAATAAATAA
- the grpE gene encoding nucleotide exchange factor GrpE, whose amino-acid sequence MTEERNTEQELNSQTEEETVEEVFAENEASEQTEEIPAQEKQQVTMEQKLAELEGKLDEADNRYLRLQADFDNFRRRSRIELEASAKYRAQNIITDLLPAIDNFERALKMDVDNEQAKSLKQGVEMVYRSLLDALKNEGVEVIEAVGKEFDPHLHQAVMQAEDENYGPNIVVEEFQKGYMLKDRIIRPAMVKVNQ is encoded by the coding sequence TTGACAGAAGAGAGAAACACTGAGCAAGAATTGAACAGCCAGACGGAAGAAGAAACGGTTGAAGAGGTTTTTGCCGAAAACGAAGCTTCTGAACAAACTGAAGAAATTCCAGCTCAAGAAAAACAGCAAGTCACAATGGAGCAGAAATTGGCTGAATTGGAAGGCAAGCTTGATGAAGCTGACAACCGTTACCTGCGCCTTCAGGCTGATTTTGACAACTTCCGCCGCCGTTCAAGGATTGAACTTGAAGCGAGCGCTAAATATAGAGCCCAAAACATTATTACCGATCTGCTTCCCGCCATCGATAACTTCGAACGTGCACTGAAGATGGATGTGGATAATGAACAGGCGAAATCCCTAAAACAGGGAGTGGAAATGGTTTACCGCAGCTTGCTTGACGCCCTTAAGAATGAAGGCGTTGAAGTCATTGAAGCTGTAGGCAAAGAATTTGACCCGCATCTTCATCAGGCAGTTATGCAGGCTGAAGATGAAAATTACGGTCCTAACATTGTTGTTGAAGAATTCCAAAAAGGCTATATGCTAAAGGACCGCATCATTCGTCCAGCAATGGTAAAAGTGAACCAATAA
- a CDS encoding nuclease-related domain-containing protein gives MYLKNRSESEELRVMKVLNSRMDLAEKEKQYYLNLQKGFEGEVIFDGYLKRIVIQSLILNDLLLEQNHSHYQIDSLMISQRLSFLFEVKNFEGEYYFEGD, from the coding sequence ATGTATTTAAAGAATCGCTCCGAATCGGAAGAACTGAGAGTAATGAAGGTGCTGAATTCGAGAATGGATTTAGCAGAGAAAGAGAAACAATATTATTTAAATCTTCAAAAAGGATTTGAAGGGGAGGTGATATTTGATGGATATCTGAAACGAATAGTCATTCAATCACTGATCCTTAATGATTTGCTGTTGGAACAAAATCATTCACATTATCAAATTGACTCACTGATGATCTCCCAGAGACTCTCCTTCCTTTTCGAAGTGAAGAATTTCGAAGGAGAGTATTATTTTGAAGGTGATTAG
- the hemW gene encoding radical SAM family heme chaperone HemW yields MKSAYIHIPFCHHICHYCDFNKVFMKGQPVDDYLDALAKEMELTVQSDRDMLDTIFVGGGTPTALDERQLGKLVQSIQNQLNFNRETEYTFEANPGDLSKEKLAILKDAGVNRLSFGVQTFNDELLKKIGRSHRAKDVFESIENAKAAGFENISIDLIYSLPGQTKDDFIESIQTAFSLGLVHYSGYSLIIEPKTVFYNLMQKGKLAIPGEDAEAEMYETLMDQMQKHGLHQYEISNFAVPGYESRHNLTYWNNEEYYGFGAGAHSYVKGMRQSNYGPLKKYMEPISRGELPIMDAHKTTLEEQMEEEMFLGLRKTKGVSVRRFEEKFSRNPLQIFSEQIDDWTKKDLLKTDNDNISLTRQGRLLGNEVFQSFIGVSNH; encoded by the coding sequence ATGAAATCAGCTTATATCCATATTCCATTCTGCCACCATATCTGCCATTATTGCGATTTTAATAAAGTCTTTATGAAAGGCCAGCCTGTCGATGATTACCTCGATGCCCTCGCTAAAGAAATGGAACTGACTGTACAAAGTGATCGGGATATGCTCGATACAATATTCGTTGGCGGCGGAACCCCGACCGCGCTGGATGAAAGGCAATTAGGAAAGCTGGTTCAGTCTATCCAGAATCAGTTGAACTTCAACCGAGAAACAGAATATACATTCGAGGCGAATCCAGGTGATCTGTCAAAAGAAAAACTGGCCATCCTGAAAGATGCAGGAGTCAACCGCCTGAGTTTTGGAGTGCAGACTTTTAATGATGAGCTTTTGAAAAAAATTGGCCGCAGCCACCGGGCGAAAGATGTTTTTGAGTCGATTGAAAATGCTAAAGCAGCTGGTTTCGAAAATATCAGCATCGATTTAATCTACAGCCTTCCCGGCCAAACAAAGGATGATTTCATCGAATCGATTCAAACGGCTTTTTCCCTAGGACTAGTCCATTACTCTGGTTACTCATTGATCATTGAACCAAAGACAGTGTTTTACAATTTAATGCAAAAAGGCAAATTGGCAATCCCTGGCGAAGATGCCGAAGCGGAAATGTATGAAACACTCATGGATCAAATGCAAAAACACGGTCTACATCAATATGAAATCAGCAATTTTGCGGTCCCTGGCTACGAAAGCAGACATAATCTCACCTACTGGAACAACGAGGAGTACTACGGTTTTGGTGCTGGAGCCCATAGTTATGTAAAAGGGATGAGACAGTCTAACTATGGACCGCTCAAAAAGTATATGGAACCTATCTCCAGGGGTGAACTGCCGATCATGGATGCCCATAAGACCACGCTTGAAGAGCAGATGGAAGAAGAAATGTTCCTCGGTCTCAGAAAGACAAAAGGTGTCAGTGTTCGACGATTCGAAGAAAAATTCAGCCGGAATCCCTTGCAAATATTCTCTGAACAAATTGATGATTGGACAAAGAAAGACCTGTTGAAAACCGATAATGACAATATCTCGCTAACAAGACAGGGGCGTCTTCTCGGCAATGAAGTTTTTCAATCATTCATCGGGGTATCAAATCATTGA
- the holA gene encoding DNA polymerase III subunit delta, producing MVLDIWKKISKKQVDPVYLMFGTETFLMNETKQLLVDNVLDEEEKDFNFSVYDLEETPIEAALEDAETFPFMGEKRLVILQNPVFLTSEKSKGKVEHNLSKLEEYLSQPAPYSIVVFAAPYEKLDERKKVTKELKRKATVIEAKKLSEQETKAWVKERAAANGAVIDNDAIELLLTLAGTNLFMLTSEIDKLALYAGENQPISREIVDRLTSRSLEQNIFALVDKVVHRNVESALRIYYDLLKQNEEPIKILAVITGQFRLIYQVKELARKGYGQQQIAGTLKIHPFRVKLAAGQAGAFSDEELTRIMKLLADADYQMKTGGMKKEMLIEMILFQINGRK from the coding sequence GTGGTATTGGACATTTGGAAAAAAATCAGCAAAAAACAGGTGGACCCTGTTTATTTAATGTTTGGAACAGAAACCTTCCTGATGAATGAAACAAAACAGCTTCTCGTGGACAATGTATTGGATGAAGAAGAAAAAGATTTCAATTTCTCAGTTTACGACTTAGAAGAAACACCGATCGAGGCAGCGCTGGAAGATGCCGAAACTTTCCCTTTCATGGGAGAAAAGCGCTTGGTCATCCTGCAGAATCCAGTCTTTTTGACATCGGAAAAGTCAAAGGGCAAGGTCGAACATAACCTTTCGAAGCTGGAAGAATATCTCTCTCAGCCGGCCCCTTATTCGATTGTTGTTTTTGCTGCTCCATATGAGAAATTGGACGAGAGAAAAAAAGTGACCAAAGAATTGAAGCGCAAAGCAACGGTAATTGAAGCCAAAAAGCTGAGTGAACAAGAAACAAAAGCCTGGGTTAAAGAACGTGCTGCAGCAAACGGTGCTGTGATTGATAACGATGCAATTGAGCTGCTTTTGACGCTCGCTGGGACGAACTTGTTCATGCTGACTTCTGAAATTGATAAACTGGCTCTTTATGCTGGTGAAAACCAGCCAATCAGCAGGGAGATTGTCGACCGCCTGACATCAAGATCATTGGAGCAGAACATATTTGCACTAGTTGACAAGGTTGTTCACCGAAATGTTGAGTCTGCTTTAAGAATTTATTATGATCTGCTGAAACAAAATGAGGAACCGATTAAGATTCTTGCGGTGATTACAGGCCAATTTAGATTGATTTATCAGGTGAAGGAGCTGGCACGCAAGGGTTATGGCCAACAGCAGATTGCCGGAACTCTGAAAATCCACCCATTCAGGGTAAAATTGGCAGCAGGGCAGGCAGGTGCATTTTCAGATGAGGAATTGACCAGGATCATGAAGCTTCTTGCCGACGCGGATTATCAGATGAAAACCGGCGGCATGAAAAAAGAAATGCTGATTGAAATGATTCTATTCCAGATCAATGGAAGGAAATGA
- the rpsT gene encoding 30S ribosomal protein S20 yields MPNIKSAIKRVKTSEESRAHNITVKSTMRTAVKKAESAIVNNDAEAKASYAQAASKLDKAAAKGLIHKNAAARKKARLMKKLNANG; encoded by the coding sequence ATGCCAAACATTAAATCTGCAATTAAACGAGTAAAAACAAGTGAAGAGAGCAGAGCTCACAACATCACTGTTAAATCTACTATGCGTACAGCAGTTAAAAAAGCTGAATCAGCTATCGTGAACAACGACGCTGAAGCTAAAGCTTCTTACGCTCAAGCAGCAAGCAAGCTTGATAAAGCAGCAGCTAAAGGTCTTATCCACAAAAATGCAGCTGCCCGCAAAAAAGCCCGTCTTATGAAAAAATTGAATGCTAACGGCTAA
- the gpr gene encoding GPR endopeptidase produces the protein MKEPVDLSMYSIRTDLAVEAREMVLADQGATVHTQENLSHIEGVIIKEKEENDIKISLVEVTAEGEKNLSKKQGQYLTIEVVGIRQQDTELQGKVEKVFANEFAHFIKQAGIKEDASCLVVGLGNWNVTPDALGPIVCENLLVTKHLFDLQPEYVEDGYRSVSALSPGVMGLTGIETSDIIFGVVEKTKPDFVIAIDALASRSIERVNSTIQISDTGIHPGSGVGNKRKEISKETLGIPVIAIGVPTVVDAVSITSDTIDFILKHFGKEMREGDKPSRSLVPAGMSFGKRRKLTEEDLPEAEHRQTFLGMIGTLEDEEKRKLIYEVLSPLGHNLMVTPKEVDVFIEDMANLIASGLNSALHSKVDQDNSGMYTH, from the coding sequence ATGAAGGAACCAGTAGACTTGAGCATGTATTCAATCAGGACTGACCTGGCTGTGGAAGCGAGGGAGATGGTGCTGGCAGACCAGGGGGCAACCGTCCACACCCAGGAAAATCTCTCCCATATTGAAGGCGTCATTATAAAAGAAAAAGAAGAAAATGATATAAAAATATCCCTGGTAGAGGTGACTGCTGAGGGCGAAAAGAACCTGAGCAAGAAGCAGGGGCAGTATTTGACAATCGAAGTGGTGGGCATACGCCAGCAGGACACCGAACTGCAAGGAAAAGTAGAAAAAGTATTCGCAAACGAATTTGCTCATTTCATCAAACAGGCCGGAATCAAAGAGGATGCATCCTGCCTTGTTGTTGGACTGGGGAACTGGAATGTGACTCCAGATGCTTTAGGCCCAATCGTTTGTGAAAATTTGCTGGTAACCAAGCATCTATTTGACCTCCAGCCAGAGTATGTGGAGGATGGATATCGCTCTGTCAGCGCGCTTTCTCCCGGGGTGATGGGGTTAACGGGTATTGAGACCTCTGATATTATTTTTGGCGTCGTGGAGAAGACGAAGCCGGATTTTGTGATTGCAATCGATGCGCTCGCATCTCGATCGATTGAAAGGGTCAATTCGACAATACAGATTTCAGATACAGGTATCCACCCTGGATCAGGCGTAGGCAATAAGAGGAAGGAAATAAGCAAGGAAACCCTTGGGATTCCTGTGATTGCAATAGGAGTCCCTACAGTTGTCGATGCTGTATCGATCACGAGTGATACGATTGATTTCATTTTAAAACATTTTGGCAAGGAAATGCGAGAAGGCGACAAGCCTTCAAGGTCACTTGTGCCGGCAGGAATGAGTTTTGGGAAGAGAAGGAAGCTGACAGAAGAAGATTTGCCGGAAGCAGAACATCGTCAAACCTTCCTCGGAATGATAGGAACACTGGAAGACGAAGAAAAGCGGAAGCTGATTTACGAAGTCCTCTCTCCATTGGGACACAACCTGATGGTCACTCCTAAAGAGGTGGATGTGTTCATTGAAGATATGGCCAACTTGATCGCGAGCGGTCTCAATTCGGCGCTCCATTCAAAGGTAGACCAGGATAATTCAGGCATGTACACACATTAG
- the lepA gene encoding translation elongation factor 4 gives MSREDRLNRQSKIRNFSIIAHIDHGKSTLADRILEKTNALTAREMKDQLLDSMDLERERGITIKLNSVQLKYKAKDGEIYTFHLIDTPGHVDFTYEVSRSLAACEGAVLVVDAAQGIEAQTLANVYLAIDNDLEIVPVINKIDLPSADPERVRNEIEEVIGLDASEAVLASAKAGIGIEEILEQIVEKVPAPQGDPEAPLKALIFDSLYDAYRGVVAYIRVVDGTVKVGDKIKMMATGKEFEVTEVGVFTPKATPSPELTVGDVGFLTAAIKNVGDTRVGDTITNAKNGAAEALPGYRRLNPMVYCGLYPIDSAKFNDLREALEKLELNDSALQFEPETSQALGFGFRCGFLGLLHMEIIQERIEREFKIDLITTAPSVIYDVIMTDGTELKVDNPSNMPDPQKIDRVEEPYVKATMMAPNDYVGAIMELCQEKRGIFIDMQYMDETRVSIVYEIPLSEIVYDFFDQLKSSTKGYASFDYELIGYKPSKLVKMDILLNAEKVDALSFIVHRDFAYERGKVIVDKLRDLIPRQQFEVPIQAAIGQKIVARSTIKAMRKNVLAKCYGGDISRKRKLLEKQKEGKKRMKQVGSVEVPQEAFMAVLKMDDNNTKK, from the coding sequence ATGAGCAGAGAAGATAGACTGAATAGACAAAGTAAAATACGAAATTTTTCGATTATCGCCCATATTGACCATGGTAAGTCCACTTTGGCTGACCGGATCCTGGAAAAGACGAATGCATTGACTGCGCGTGAAATGAAGGATCAGCTTTTGGATTCCATGGATCTTGAGCGTGAACGTGGAATCACGATAAAGCTGAATTCCGTCCAGTTGAAGTATAAGGCGAAGGACGGGGAAATCTACACCTTCCATTTGATTGATACCCCAGGACACGTCGACTTCACATATGAAGTATCCCGAAGCCTGGCAGCCTGTGAGGGAGCAGTCCTCGTTGTTGACGCTGCACAGGGAATTGAAGCACAAACTTTAGCGAACGTTTACCTTGCTATCGACAATGACCTGGAAATCGTCCCGGTCATCAATAAAATCGATTTACCAAGTGCGGATCCTGAGCGTGTCAGGAATGAAATTGAAGAAGTCATTGGTTTGGATGCTTCTGAAGCTGTTCTTGCCTCTGCGAAAGCAGGGATCGGAATTGAAGAGATCCTGGAGCAAATCGTCGAGAAAGTTCCTGCACCGCAGGGAGACCCTGAAGCTCCTTTAAAAGCATTGATTTTCGACTCCTTGTATGACGCTTACCGTGGAGTAGTCGCTTATATCCGTGTTGTTGACGGCACGGTAAAAGTTGGCGACAAAATCAAGATGATGGCGACAGGCAAAGAGTTCGAGGTGACAGAAGTCGGCGTATTCACGCCAAAGGCAACTCCTTCACCAGAATTGACTGTCGGTGATGTTGGCTTCCTGACTGCGGCAATCAAGAACGTCGGCGACACTCGTGTTGGTGATACAATCACAAACGCGAAAAATGGAGCTGCGGAAGCACTTCCTGGTTACCGCCGCTTGAACCCAATGGTCTATTGCGGTCTGTACCCAATTGACTCAGCGAAATTCAATGACCTTAGGGAAGCTCTTGAGAAGCTTGAGCTGAACGATTCGGCGCTTCAGTTCGAACCGGAAACATCCCAGGCATTAGGCTTTGGTTTCCGTTGTGGATTCCTTGGACTTCTTCACATGGAAATCATCCAGGAGCGCATCGAGCGTGAATTCAAGATTGATTTGATCACGACTGCGCCAAGTGTTATCTATGATGTCATCATGACTGATGGAACTGAATTGAAGGTAGACAACCCGTCTAACATGCCTGATCCTCAGAAGATCGACCGTGTTGAAGAGCCTTATGTAAAAGCAACAATGATGGCGCCGAATGACTATGTTGGTGCGATTATGGAGCTTTGCCAGGAAAAGCGCGGCATCTTCATCGATATGCAATACATGGATGAAACACGTGTCAGCATCGTGTACGAAATCCCGCTGTCAGAAATCGTCTATGACTTTTTCGACCAGCTAAAATCAAGCACGAAAGGCTATGCTTCATTCGATTATGAATTAATCGGCTACAAGCCTTCAAAACTTGTTAAGATGGATATCTTGTTGAATGCTGAAAAAGTGGATGCATTGAGCTTCATCGTTCATAGGGACTTTGCTTATGAGCGCGGCAAAGTGATCGTGGATAAGTTGAGAGACCTTATTCCTCGTCAGCAATTCGAGGTGCCAATCCAGGCAGCCATCGGCCAAAAAATCGTTGCCCGTTCGACAATCAAGGCAATGCGCAAAAACGTATTGGCGAAATGTTACGGCGGGGACATCTCACGTAAACGTAAGCTTCTTGAGAAACAAAAAGAAGGTAAGAAGCGCATGAAGCAGGTTGGTTCTGTTGAAGTGCCGCAGGAAGCCTTCATGGCAGTCCTCAAGATGGACGATAACAATACGAAGAAATAA
- the spoIIP gene encoding stage II sporulation protein P → MRLNKRSGIIVAVQGTQVVKAALAFVFFLIGIFSISGAMTSLRPEYRITSDSVNQAANNLNGQLLFSLMGWENHQFLQALPEDYKTPKLSNIMFKLSTNINLDDPRSLLGRELPGFSLFDGKILVAGEGTNYTNMPMESAPPVDVLTAEQEAALQNTEDLTSGSQGNTTAPPLSTGDRKAVYIYFTHTRESYLPYLKGVTDPNMAYHSQVNVTKIGDHLKSSLEQRGIGTTVDKTDVMATLSKKGLGFGKAYQESRPVVQAAMAGDRNLQYFIDIHRDGYRKDKTTIQINGKPYAKLAFVIGGENANYEKNLALARELHNLLDKKYGKGLSRGIIEKKGASTNGKFNQDLSGNALLIEFGGVDNTFEELNRSADALADVFSEFYWQAEKVDASSQESGDKQ, encoded by the coding sequence ATGAGACTTAATAAACGATCTGGAATAATTGTAGCTGTCCAAGGGACTCAAGTTGTAAAAGCAGCCTTAGCATTTGTGTTCTTTCTCATTGGAATTTTTTCAATAAGCGGAGCGATGACTTCACTGCGGCCTGAATATCGGATCACTTCAGATTCAGTAAACCAGGCCGCGAATAATCTGAATGGCCAGCTGCTGTTCAGCCTGATGGGCTGGGAAAATCATCAATTCCTTCAGGCGCTGCCAGAGGACTATAAGACACCGAAGCTGTCGAATATTATGTTCAAGCTTTCTACTAATATCAATTTGGATGACCCTCGCAGCTTGCTAGGAAGGGAGCTTCCGGGATTCTCCCTTTTTGATGGGAAAATATTAGTTGCAGGTGAGGGGACGAATTATACGAATATGCCGATGGAATCGGCCCCGCCCGTGGATGTTTTGACGGCAGAGCAGGAAGCCGCATTGCAGAATACAGAAGACCTCACATCAGGATCTCAGGGAAATACGACAGCGCCGCCGCTATCCACCGGAGACCGTAAAGCCGTCTATATTTACTTTACACATACTAGAGAGTCGTACCTTCCGTATTTAAAAGGAGTGACCGACCCGAACATGGCCTATCACTCACAGGTGAATGTCACGAAGATAGGCGATCATCTAAAGTCTAGCCTGGAACAGCGGGGAATCGGCACAACGGTAGATAAAACCGATGTTATGGCTACTCTCAGTAAGAAGGGGCTTGGGTTTGGAAAAGCCTATCAGGAATCGCGGCCGGTTGTGCAGGCTGCGATGGCCGGGGATCGGAACCTTCAATACTTCATCGATATCCATCGGGACGGATACCGCAAAGATAAAACGACAATCCAGATCAATGGCAAGCCATACGCAAAACTGGCATTTGTCATCGGCGGGGAAAATGCCAATTACGAAAAGAACCTTGCGCTCGCACGAGAACTGCATAATCTCCTTGATAAAAAGTACGGCAAGGGCTTAAGCAGGGGGATCATCGAGAAAAAGGGTGCCTCAACGAATGGAAAGTTCAACCAGGACTTGTCTGGGAATGCATTACTAATAGAGTTTGGCGGCGTTGACAACACCTTCGAAGAGCTGAACAGATCCGCCGACGCACTTGCAGATGTCTTCAGCGAATTCTACTGGCAGGCGGAAAAAGTAGATGCCTCATCGCAGGAATCTGGAGACAAACAATAA
- a CDS encoding YqxA family protein, whose protein sequence is MKMFMLKSFMLASLMFLSVLFGMQQANEGIHKMKGYEDPEFKSAFSVNEKENGSFETAILGNDISSHDLEQKRKKLEEMKAFNLFSSLGKKLADGISTVVEKTVDLITGK, encoded by the coding sequence ATGAAAATGTTTATGCTAAAAAGCTTCATGCTTGCTTCTTTAATGTTCTTATCCGTGTTGTTCGGCATGCAACAGGCAAACGAAGGCATCCATAAAATGAAAGGCTACGAAGACCCTGAATTCAAAAGTGCGTTCAGCGTTAACGAAAAGGAAAACGGGAGCTTCGAAACCGCCATTTTAGGAAATGACATTTCCAGCCACGACCTCGAACAAAAACGGAAAAAACTAGAAGAAATGAAAGCATTCAATCTCTTCTCATCACTAGGAAAAAAGCTGGCAGACGGAATATCCACCGTCGTCGAGAAAACAGTAGATTTGATTACCGGGAAGTGA